Within Plasmodium vinckei vinckei genome assembly, chromosome: PVVCY_12, the genomic segment tttccccTTTCCAagtgtatataaataaataaaaaatgttaatcttttaacataatttgatatgtttttttctataaatttttgttttaactTTTGTTTTCCtctttatttgaatttttcaataatatatcaaaagTCTCTGAATGTAAAATTGTTTGTGAAGCAACTAGCGAATAATTTGGCATCAAGTTATAAGCTTGTAATATTTGCATAACTTTTTGATGAGCTAAATTTaaatcaatattattataaacaagaaatttaatatatgaatcattatttatataaacctcttttaaatttttaacagGTATAGAAGCTATTTTAAAAGTTAAACTAATAGACTCATTTTTATTGagagaaataaatttttgtttttctggatatatatatatttgtttaaatgGGCATGGCatatatttccatattttgtatttcactgaaattttatcatacccctttattttatcattagtTGTGTTGGTTGTTATTGTTTGATCAGTTATTGCATTATTTGCTACATTGCTTATTACTTCCTCTCTATAtgtcatataattttgaatatacTTTTTGAAAGGTACTACATATtcaacaaatttatatttcctcattttcaaaaaattgttttttttttccatctGAGAATTCATTTTATCTACTTCATCTtcggaaaataaaaattctgTTTCAATAAATGGCATTGAAAATTGGTGGTTTGCACTTTCCGATGtccaaaattttaaatgctcttcatatgataaaacacaattaaaaactaaagatgaaaattcacataaatttttctggctatatattatttgattaattgtattaaaaaaagatataatattattatctccCATTTTGAATAGCCATATacgtatatatttataaataatattgagtgctgaatttaattttgaagtttcttttaaaatgttGTTCTCACTCAAAATGAAACGATCGCATGGGCTAGTGTCATCATCACTGTTTTCCCTTTTGCAATAAAACCATGAATCGTGTTTGTCTATTTCTTCTCCGATATTCTCAAAATATACGACAATCGAATTTAACAAATAATGTATATCACACCCATTTATGACCTTCAAATTGTTTGAAAAATCGggatacatatttatatctgttttcatattattatgtttgtaatttttattttctaaatttgtgtcatcattttcattttttagtttATCTTCAAAGTTTTTAGATCCGACTTTTCCTTCAtcccatttttttagtCTCAGTTTTTGAAAGAGATACACTTTCTCTATAaaatcttttttaataatttttttttcaatttttttttcatttttttttaaaaatatatcattattattataagaaTATGCATTTATCATATGATATAATTTGTCTGTATTTATTTCACCTATATTAATACGATCATTTAGCAtgtgtaaaatattttttttttgttctttttttttattaatacttATCATTATTTCAGAACTTTTATTcgattttatttcatttgcGATCAACTTCTCTTCCTTctttttaacattttcttcatttgaAGTATCTTCTAAATTTTCGATTTCttcaatttttaattttttaatttttctactTTCAAATTCTGTAGAATTATTTGTCTGATTTAAGTTAGTCCCTTCTTTATTGTCAATATGAAAGGATCTATaatatcttttattattttgttcatctttattttctaatttttctaaatgcaaagtttttacattataaataaaccaaacaaaatgtatatatatattattgtttgtTTCTTTTGTTTCTCCTTGTGATACTTCATGATTAGCTGTTTGACGTTTTTTTGCACTCATATATTGAAATACATTTGGAAGGTTAGATtgaaataatgtaaaattttcatattccAATTTTAAATGATCAAACATTATAagccatttttttaaactaaCTATGAACTCTAATAGTGTATATAATGttgcatataaaaatgttggacgaaaaaaatcaatttgagaaataataatattatttttaagtttaaacatatatttaatattatttataaatgtatCATATTCTTCAAAAGATTCCAACTCTTTTTCAAAAGTATCATTACTTATTCCATCATAAGAggtattataaattttatattttttataatttgattcaaaatctttaaaattaattgatGTATTTCTGTCTTGTGTTTGATTAAATGTGTAATCATAAGGCTCATCAGAATTTTGATCATTTTGAAAGTTTacaaatttacaaaattttaaaaataaaaaaacaaacaaatcttcaacatttaaattgtcaataataatgtgattacaatatttataaccTACAAGAgagttatttttttctttatcgGTTTCACTAGCTAACTGATTAGATATTTGATCAGGGGAAAcagataataaattattttcactttgatttgatatattattagttTGGGCATAATCTGAAGttgcaatatttttattaaaaactGAGGATGTGTCATTTGTATTAGTAAACATATCAgtcatttttgttttactaAGTTCGGAAAAaatttcactttttttaaaaaagttgttaattataaaattggaattttcatttttatttaagaAATTATTGCTAAAATGTGGaattataacaatttttgaaaaattatcagGATGtagaattatataaaaagacaGTTCATCaatatttgcattttttttttcattataaatattattatttgatttttttgtatctATAGAGGtctcattttcttttttaaattgtaaaaGGACAGACATTAGatttatgtaatatatcTCAAAAAGATTCGGTGTAACAACTtgacttaaaaaatattctttattcaaataattatttgttttattaattaaaatgtgTAAATTTAAATGGAACTCAAAAGTTAAAGATATTAATTTTAGAAgatcaaaaatatttttttttttttttaaatatatattaaaattttctttttctcctaaatatattttattaatataatcattagatgaattaaaacatatattaataaataataaagattttaatattttctcataatttttatttatactattattttgcttttcacttttttcatcatcattgctattataattttcatatttatttagtaTATCTGAATAGTCAAATAGATCACCATTTGCCAACtgattttctatatttctatttttatctatatcTTGATTTGTTTGATTTTCCTTAGAATGTTTAAGATTACTTTCATTAACATTGGATTTGTCTTTATTCTTTCCACAAAAAatgtcaaaaaaaatagagcACACTATATTACTATCATATCTACACAAATACATAATATCTATATTAGCCAAATGCGAATTTCGAATTATAAATGTTGGAGCTATCActttttcaatataatataattcagtaaaaaaattaataacaaACAtgcttttaataataattgaaaaaatatccaAAATTTTTGACACACTATTTTTaccatttaaaattatatgtatcTCTTTTAATAAGCCCCAATCTTTTATTGTATTGTTCAGAAATTCAATTTGCTTATTTGGCTCGTCAGATAGCTGCTTctcatcattttcttcgctctcttttttatcataatttgTATTCTCCCCATCCCATTCTTCAGATAATTTCACAAACTCCTCTCTATCGTCAATttccaaattttttattttcatgttTACAACTATGCTTCCATAAAAAAGTGcgatcatttttttattttccattttatgaaaattatcaattttaatatattttttttgttcctttatagaaattttaaaaaaaaaggaaccATGTATActcattttaattataaacataaatttgTTATTGTTTCTATGATTTgctatatattctttatttatatcatattcGTCATTTAGTTGACAGTAAAACTGTagcatataatttttgataTCCTCTTTTTGCTCGTCTACATCTTTTTCACTTCCTTCTTCCTCATCATTTATTCGATTTATAAATTGTTCTAAATCTATTGATCtgtttttccatttttttttgcttcgtttgtatatttcattatcacTATACCCAAATATGGTGTCATCATCTTCCTGATTTTGTACTAACTCTTCTTCATAATTCTCGGTGTtgtcattttcatttggcATTGATTCAATTATATCTTCGGGATCAAAATTGCAAGGACATAAAACTggacaataaaaattaacttGTAAAATTTTCTGTAAAGATATGAacatatttgaaaaagacATAATCATTTTATTCAAGCCATTCAAATAACAATTCATATCATTATCaattaaacattttttatgaattaaaggaattataaaataattatttacacCTTTTTTTGAAGGACCTTTTTGGTTTTCTTcattagtttttttttttttatctaaatttttatcttccCCTTCATATGAATTTCCAAAAGATACAACAATAGATGTATGAAATATGACATTATCTTCAACAAAAATGCATAACATAAATGGGACATCACTTCCggttaaataaaatttaaaataaaatgtagaaaagaaattatttctatatttccCTTTTTCACTATCCTCTTCTTTGTCTTCTTCTTTTTGGAAATTTTCGTGTATGGCCTGTTTGATATGGTCTTCAAGCTCAGTATCCAtacattttgttttgtCATTACTTTTTGAACAGAagtagtaaaaaaaattaatgtgCTCGAAAAATTGCtcaataaaatttgttaaaaCTATATTTGATGaataatcatatttttt encodes:
- a CDS encoding Cg2 protein, putative, with protein sequence MRQEEEEDEYGEYKGVSYSLIIKKVLKRSINDWNVFCEMVENDNGNNYDFLISALIQYCRHMRECYLKILELEKYREMHKDIIEVIKNILYFKQSYNELKTKYEYDIYLCKLKTLNLQLNQNNVLCALDLLATKKYTRFPLLFKQILKAPFDPIVLELNKYQIQILKKKLIDEFLINYYISKIPKEKVNFKFSQGLVELEIINQVRIKFITDFLTCTIIDVNILFLNDMNLHISHNYNLLVLINYAIMKKRINQTNNIIGEGDISNRNEIIENEHIKESKTDNLKNNTNLSDTTSTYYSEYSESETYESSLSDCENNMQSPLNNTQKQISDKIYRSKKTRHIGNIENYYKNNKGKEKELELSDIYYEIYKTSNFYCNTQILEFLKAYLNQYNSFNYIKKKFQIYKKYKKTNKIEFTPSCYNYHIDDSNCLLYLDIYLYDIEFRKELYNFFEKYKIPILNENSEKKIILQFILNNKNGNAKIKLWPFDYFNKLNKKKREEIQFDNILSYSEFIMCLFLKKKIKMICSYNPLYIHLENWVAKVSTCLTYFLFSILKIFCTKATKLAIEQNTKIQNKYGVKLIKQDHTQTSEHSYLENIITHHELIADYFFDINTIEKNLECIEISKLEKKKNSIFHIGEVIKNVYEETDEGDNIFLKNKFEIVEVEKNKNDEILYILRYTFYKQKIDLFMNKQNDKYIFKCHWDNIFLNVISLGYNLKIIIYIIYLLNHYSKYIYIYNLLKEKFNNNLKPGKDFSFELNISNLYPNLLFSKLKLHEFLKKYDYSSNIVLTNFIEQFFEHINFFYYFCSKSNDKTKCMDTELEDHIKQAIHENFQKEEDKEEDSEKGKYRNNFFSTFYFKFYLTGSDVPFMLCIFVEDNVIFHTSIVVSFGNSYEGEDKNLDKKKKTNEENQKGPSKKGVNNYFIIPLIHKKCLIDNDMNCYLNGLNKMIMSFSNMFISLQKILQVNFYCPVLCPCNFDPEDIIESMPNENDNTENYEEELVQNQEDDDTIFGYSDNEIYKRSKKKWKNRSIDLEQFINRINDEEEGSEKDVDEQKEDIKNYMLQFYCQLNDEYDINKEYIANHRNNNKFMFIIKMSIHGSFFFKISIKEQKKYIKIDNFHKMENKKMIALFYGSIVVNMKIKNLEIDDREEFVKLSEEWDGENTNYDKKESEENDEKQLSDEPNKQIEFLNNTIKDWGLLKEIHIILNGKNSVSKILDIFSIIIKSMFVINFFTELYYIEKVIAPTFIIRNSHLANIDIMYLCRYDSNIVCSIFFDIFCGKNKDKSNVNESNLKHSKENQTNQDIDKNRNIENQLANGDLFDYSDILNKYENYNSNDDEKSEKQNNSINKNYEKILKSLLFINICFNSSNDYINKIYLGEKENFNIYLKKKKNIFDLLKLISLTFEFHLNLHILINKTNNYLNKEYFLSQVVTPNLFEIYYINLMSVLLQFKKENETSIDTKKSNNNIYNEKKNANIDELSFYIILHPDNFSKIVIIPHFSNNFLNKNENSNFIINNFFKKSEIFSELSKTKMTDMFTNTNDTSSVFNKNIATSDYAQTNNISNQSENNLLSVSPDQISNQLASETDKEKNNSLVGYKYCNHIIIDNLNVEDLFVFLFLKFCKFVNFQNDQNSDEPYDYTFNQTQDRNTSINFKDFESNYKKYKIYNTSYDGISNDTFEKELESFEEYDTFINNIKYMFKLKNNIIISQIDFFRPTFLYATLYTLLEFIVSLKKWLIMFDHLKLEYENFTLFQSNLPNVFQYMSAKKRQTANHEVSQGETKETNNNIYIHFVWFIYNVKTLHLEKLENKDEQNNKRYYRSFHIDNKEGTNLNQTNNSTEFESRKIKKLKIEEIENLEDTSNEENVKKKEEKLIANEIKSNKSSEIMISINKKKEQKKNILHMLNDRINIGEINTDKLYHMINAYSYNNNDIFLKKNEKKIEKKIIKKDFIEKVYLFQKLRLKKWDEGKVGSKNFEDKLKNENDDTNLENKNYKHNNMKTDINMYPDFSNNLKVINGCDIHYLLNSIVVYFENIGEEIDKHDSWFYCKRENSDDDTSPCDRFILSENNILKETSKLNSALNIIYKYIRIWLFKMGDNNIISFFNTINQIIYSQKNLCEFSSLVFNCVLSYEEHLKFWTSESANHQFSMPFIETEFLFSEDEVDKMNSQMEKKNNFLKMRKYKFVEYVVPFKKYIQNYMTYREEVISNVANNAITDQTITTNTTNDKIKGYDKISVKYKIWKYMPCPFKQIYIYPEKQKFISLNKNESISLTFKIASIPVKNLKEVYINNDSYIKFLVYNNIDLNLAHQKVMQILQAYNLMPNYSLVASQTILHSETFDILLKNSNKEENKS